The following coding sequences lie in one Candidatus Neptunochlamydia sp. REUL1 genomic window:
- the ispE gene encoding 4-(cytidine 5'-diphospho)-2-C-methyl-D-erythritol kinase has protein sequence MKLYSPAKLNLFFRVLKKRDDGFHEIASLMQAISLCDTLQFDLADADSLTCTDPQIPTDENNFIHKARNLFRKKTGFDVPLAIHVEKRIPAEGGLGGGSGNIATTLYAMNQLSDLGLLETKLAEWAAEISSDAPFFFSSGTAYTTGRGEIVELLDPLPTKNLYLAKSSGLGLSTPLVYNHCRPNVNLDDPMHLLKERKWGINDLEFPAFSLRPDLKKLKQNLLALGFHSVAMTGSGTAFFCFGTVGSPSLPDVQFWKSSYISRKRAQWYEI, from the coding sequence GTGAAGCTCTATTCTCCAGCGAAGCTCAATCTCTTTTTTCGCGTCTTAAAAAAACGTGATGATGGCTTTCATGAGATTGCAAGTCTCATGCAGGCCATCTCTCTTTGTGACACACTTCAGTTTGACTTAGCAGATGCGGACTCTTTGACCTGCACTGATCCTCAAATCCCCACAGACGAAAACAACTTTATCCATAAGGCTCGTAACCTGTTCCGAAAGAAAACAGGATTTGATGTTCCGCTTGCCATCCATGTTGAAAAGAGGATCCCTGCCGAAGGAGGACTCGGTGGGGGTAGTGGCAATATCGCAACGACCCTTTATGCAATGAACCAGCTTTCCGATTTGGGACTTTTGGAAACAAAGCTTGCTGAGTGGGCGGCAGAAATCTCCTCTGATGCGCCTTTCTTTTTTTCCAGCGGTACAGCTTATACGACAGGGCGTGGAGAAATTGTTGAACTTTTAGATCCTTTGCCAACGAAGAATCTCTATCTGGCCAAGTCAAGTGGCCTCGGCCTTTCTACTCCACTTGTTTATAACCATTGCAGGCCCAATGTGAATCTCGATGATCCAATGCATTTGCTAAAGGAAAGAAAGTGGGGGATTAATGATTTAGAGTTTCCGGCATTTTCTCTTCGTCCTGATCTCAAAAAGTTGAAGCAGAACCTGCTTGCTCTTGGGTTCCACTCAGTTGCTATGACAGGAAGCGGCACCGCATTTTTCTGCTTTGGAACAGTTGGAAGTCCATCTCTCCCAGATGTTCAATTTTGGAAGAGCTCATATATTTCTCGAAAGAGAGCACAGTGGTATGAGATTTAA